One part of the Tunicatimonas pelagia genome encodes these proteins:
- a CDS encoding cellulase family glycosylhydrolase, whose product MKNSYLFFNSKATKVWFVLLGLIISFSEISAQSVVDQYGRLRVQGNQIVDKNGDPVSLAGNSLFWSNAGDVDDYYNSTTVNHLADDWNSSIVRAAMGVKETWDGGTGYIDNPQQQEAKIRKVIDAAIAKGIYVIVDWHSHEAERYQSEAVSFFRKMARLYGNRPNIIYEIYNEPINQSWSEIKSYAQAVTAAIRSEDPDNLIIVGTPFYSQRVDVASNSPLPDNNTAYTLHFYAGTHRQELRDKATQAMNNGIALFVTEWGSVSASGDGVIAEAETRRWMDFMRENKLSHANWTVADKAETSCIVQPGKGVSGLTSNQLTPSGRLVKGIIKDWSDNSGGGGENSVPTVSFISPSGNLTLREGYDLDIDVKATDTDGSITKVELYINDSFVRTEKWKPYTWGHNGSPNPEELNGLSPGTYVFRAVATDNDGGTGEASFTLTV is encoded by the coding sequence ATGAAGAACAGTTATCTCTTTTTTAATTCCAAAGCTACTAAAGTATGGTTTGTCCTATTAGGGCTAATCATCTCTTTTTCCGAAATCAGTGCTCAATCAGTCGTAGATCAGTATGGTCGCCTTCGGGTGCAGGGCAATCAGATCGTTGATAAAAACGGTGATCCCGTCAGCTTGGCGGGGAATAGTCTCTTCTGGAGCAATGCGGGCGACGTAGATGACTATTACAATAGCACCACCGTTAATCATTTAGCCGATGATTGGAACAGCTCTATCGTCCGGGCGGCGATGGGAGTAAAAGAAACGTGGGACGGGGGCACCGGATACATTGACAATCCTCAGCAGCAAGAAGCTAAAATTCGAAAAGTTATTGATGCAGCAATCGCTAAAGGTATCTACGTAATTGTTGATTGGCACAGTCACGAGGCGGAAAGGTACCAATCAGAGGCCGTTAGCTTCTTCCGTAAGATGGCTCGACTGTACGGTAACCGTCCCAATATCATCTATGAGATCTACAACGAGCCGATCAATCAGTCCTGGTCAGAAATTAAGTCTTACGCCCAAGCGGTCACCGCCGCCATTCGTTCGGAAGATCCAGATAATCTGATTATTGTGGGCACTCCGTTCTATTCTCAGCGAGTAGATGTTGCCTCCAACAGTCCTTTGCCTGATAATAATACTGCTTATACGCTACATTTTTACGCCGGAACGCATCGCCAAGAACTACGCGACAAAGCTACTCAAGCCATGAACAATGGGATTGCTCTATTCGTGACCGAGTGGGGCTCAGTGAGTGCTTCGGGAGATGGAGTAATAGCTGAAGCTGAAACCAGGCGGTGGATGGACTTTATGCGAGAAAATAAGCTTAGTCATGCTAACTGGACTGTCGCCGATAAGGCAGAAACTTCATGCATTGTGCAGCCCGGCAAAGGCGTAAGTGGGTTAACCAGCAACCAGTTGACCCCTTCCGGGAGACTTGTCAAGGGCATTATTAAAGATTGGTCAGATAACTCCGGGGGTGGAGGAGAAAATAGTGTACCAACGGTGTCGTTTATTTCTCCCTCGGGAAACCTTACTTTGCGAGAAGGGTACGATCTTGATATTGATGTAAAAGCCACTGATACTGACGGAAGTATTACCAAGGTCGAACTCTATATCAACGATAGCTTTGTTCGGACTGAGAAGTGGAAACCCTACACTTGGGGACACAATGGTTCGCCCAACCCCGAAGAATTGAACGGTTTATCACCCGGTACTTACGTATTCAGAGCGGTGGCTACCGACAACGACGGGGGTACTGGTGAGGCTTCGTTCACGCTTACTGTTTAG
- a CDS encoding PspC domain-containing protein: MAKLSLSYHNKIIAGVCGGLADHFGWDATMVRIIFAVAAIVGFGSPGLVYLVLWLVMKYS; the protein is encoded by the coding sequence ATGGCAAAACTATCTTTATCCTACCATAATAAAATCATCGCTGGGGTTTGCGGCGGCCTGGCCGACCACTTTGGTTGGGATGCCACAATGGTTCGAATCATTTTTGCGGTTGCCGCTATTGTAGGATTCGGGTCTCCGGGGCTGGTCTATTTGGTGCTTTGGCTAGTGATGAAGTATTCCTGA